The genomic window CCTCGCCACCGGCCGGCCGGTGGCGGCCGACGGCCGGTTCCGGATCGGCAGCATCTCCAAGGTCTTCACCGCCACCGTGGTGCTGCAACTGGCCGCGGAGAAGCGGCTCGACCTGGACGGCACCGTCCAGCAGTACCTGCCCGGCACCCTGCCGGCCTCCTACCCGCCGATCACCGTGCGGGAGTTGCTCAACCACACCAGCGGGCTGCCCACCGGCGGCGACTTCGGCGACGACGGCAGCGCCCAGTGGTTCGTCGACCACAAGGACGAGGGCTGGACCCCGCAGCAGGTGGTGGCCGAGGCCGCCACCCACCCGATGCAGTTCGCCCCGGGCACCGCCCAGCAGTACAACGGCACGAACTACTACCTGGCCGGGCTGCTGATCGAGCAGGTCACCGGCCGCTCCTACGCGCAGGAGGTGGAGCAGCGGATCCTGCGCCCGCTCGCCCTGCGCCACACCTCGGTCCCGGCCGCCGACGACACCCGGCTGCCGCACCCCACCGCGCACGGCTATCTGACCGTCAGCACCCCGGACGGCGGCACCAGGCAGGCCGATGTCACCGAGCAGAGCCCCTGGCCGTGGGCCGAGGGCGGGATGCTCTCCAGCGCGCCCGACCTGGACCGCTTCTTCACCGCCCTGCTCGGCGGCCGGCTGCTGCCGCCCGCGCAGCAGGCCGAGCTGTTCGCGGTCCCGGACGTGCCGAACGTCC from Kitasatospora sp. NBC_01250 includes these protein-coding regions:
- a CDS encoding serine hydrolase domain-containing protein; translation: MTSTTVRHRTDRRRRAGAGVIGALVVALTAGTVGGAQAAGRLPAPNAASLRASIAGLPNGHLTSAVVLVDGRDGRWSGTSGSGDLATGRPVAADGRFRIGSISKVFTATVVLQLAAEKRLDLDGTVQQYLPGTLPASYPPITVRELLNHTSGLPTGGDFGDDGSAQWFVDHKDEGWTPQQVVAEAATHPMQFAPGTAQQYNGTNYYLAGLLIEQVTGRSYAQEVEQRILRPLALRHTSVPAADDTRLPHPTAHGYLTVSTPDGGTRQADVTEQSPWPWAEGGMLSSAPDLDRFFTALLGGRLLPPAQQAELFAVPDVPNVQNPNCDTGPVTGRACFSTGLMRFTTPDGSVLWGKTGSRPGYSNGVFATRDGARDLVYSLTPTSREGASFAAQYGIAAAAFDLPALPGH